ATTATTGCATCCGCAGGTTTCTGATCGTTGGGATTTGATCACACAATTGGTGGATCGTATGCTTGGCAGTCCTGTGTTGCAAGCTCAAAAACACGATATTTCAAGGGCGCTGTTGTTGCAAAAAATAAAAGAACGGGAAGAAGAACGCGCTACAGGGTTAGGGCATGGGGTGGCTTTTCCGCACGCGCGCATTGAAGGGCTCAGCCAACCGGTGGTCGCTTTGGCCCTTGTGGATCCTCCCTTGGATTTCGGCTCTCTTGACGGCAAACCCGTTTCTATTGTGCTTTTGATTGTGGTTCCCGAAGATCAGCCGCAGACGGCGCTTCAGTTGATCGCCCAATCGGCACGGATTTTTGCATCGCCGGAAAAGCGCAGCGCCTTCTTAGCGCAGAGCGGTGTGTCTGCTTTCTATGCCTACATTCAGGAACACGTAGTTGAAAAAGATGTCGTGTTGAAAGCGCGGGATATTATGCGTACGCCTACCCATATCGTTAATCCCGGCACGCCCCTGAAAGAAGTGACGCAGTTGATGAATGAGCAGCGTTTGGACACGGTACCTGTTTGCGAAGAAGACGGCACACTTGTCGGGGAGATTACCTGCGATAATCTTTTCAAGCTGGGCATGCCCCACTTTTTCACACAACTTAAAAGTGTCGCTTTTATACGTGAGTTTGATCCCTTTGAAAAGTACTTTGCTGATGAAAGCCATGCCCTTGCGCAAGACGTGATGGTACGGGATTTTTGCGCCATGCCGCTCAAAGCGACGCTTCTGGAGATTGTCTTTGAATTGGCGATCCATCAGCGGCCCCAAGTTTATATCGTTCAAGATAAAAAATGTATTGGTGT
The window above is part of the Candidatus Hydrogenedentota bacterium genome. Proteins encoded here:
- a CDS encoding PTS transporter subunit EIIA, with the translated sequence MKPLAYFDETLVLLHPQVSDRWDLITQLVDRMLGSPVLQAQKHDISRALLLQKIKEREEERATGLGHGVAFPHARIEGLSQPVVALALVDPPLDFGSLDGKPVSIVLLIVVPEDQPQTALQLIAQSARIFASPEKRSAFLAQSGVSAFYAYIQEHVVEKDVVLKARDIMRTPTHIVNPGTPLKEVTQLMNEQRLDTVPVCEEDGTLVGEITCDNLFKLGMPHFFTQLKSVAFIREFDPFEKYFADESHALAQDVMVRDFCAMPLKATLLEIVFELAIHQRPQVYIVQDKKCIGVIDRILVLERVIDV